In Vibrio celticus, one genomic interval encodes:
- a CDS encoding single-stranded DNA-binding protein has translation MASRGVNKVILVGNLGNDPEIRYMPNGGAVANITIATSESWRDKATGEQREKTEWHRVALFGKLAEVAGEYLRKGSQVYIEGQLQTRKWQDQSGQDRYTTEVVVQGFNGVMQMLGGRAQGGAPAQGGMGNNQQQGGWGQPQQPQQQQQQYSAPAQQQPKAPQQAPQQAQPQYNEPPMDFDDDIPF, from the coding sequence ATGGCTAGCCGTGGAGTTAACAAAGTTATATTAGTGGGTAACCTAGGTAATGACCCTGAAATTCGTTACATGCCAAATGGCGGCGCAGTAGCGAACATTACCATTGCAACGTCAGAGTCATGGCGTGATAAAGCAACTGGCGAGCAGCGTGAAAAAACAGAATGGCACCGTGTTGCTCTGTTTGGCAAGCTTGCGGAAGTTGCTGGTGAGTACCTACGTAAAGGTTCTCAAGTTTACATTGAAGGTCAACTTCAAACACGTAAATGGCAAGATCAAAGCGGTCAAGATCGCTACACAACTGAAGTGGTTGTGCAAGGCTTCAATGGTGTAATGCAAATGCTTGGCGGCCGTGCTCAAGGTGGTGCTCCTGCTCAAGGTGGCATGGGTAACAACCAACAGCAAGGTGGTTGGGGTCAGCCACAGCAGCCACAACAACAGCAGCAACAATACAGTGCTCCCGCTCAACAGCAGCCAAAAGCACCTCAACAAGCTCCTCAGCAGGCTCAACCTCAATATAATGAGCCACCAATGGATTTTGATGATGACATCCCATTTTGA
- a CDS encoding tyrosine-type recombinase/integrase — MEIHREQLIFQNGERFSCLSDANGVPDFWTTLFLTTHYRGSTQETMRNISNVLVHFLLWDEMQEQPFFEKVIGIADADEAAPASQFSLPEFLSTLEARSLAHHCKLQTKAVRRKHTQKTESNVISMRAQLPSSVAPDEVVGVKLHRHRLKVVAEFLHFMVDVGLRHYSHYAYYLDAAEKVKQVIIKQRPKRQGARAKRNDPDKKAPPPEVFEEIMRIAEPECIDNPFTALVRERNYLIIRVLYETGMRVGELLQLKVADVNFAAQTISIVRRHDDPEDIWRGLEPNAKTLERDLPISLELTDLLRDYVIGERRHMVQVLPASQSHGFLFVSSKNTVGQPLSIKQCSKLLLKIARDKGLASFIEAEGIKVDKLASAHAYRHNRNNLISRIIDINNRLAREEGRMDDIISEKKEIQIRMYIMGHSDEKSAEVYNLRHTKESAEKISMTLMKEESEKMRKFNGKVNEVAEDELKKLIPSVLGVAYELSDNAEKENK, encoded by the coding sequence ATGGAAATTCATCGAGAACAACTCATTTTTCAAAACGGAGAGCGTTTCTCCTGTTTATCGGATGCTAATGGTGTGCCTGATTTCTGGACGACTTTGTTCCTTACAACGCACTATAGAGGGTCAACCCAAGAGACAATGAGGAACATTTCGAATGTTCTCGTTCATTTTCTACTTTGGGATGAAATGCAGGAACAACCTTTCTTTGAAAAGGTTATTGGTATTGCGGATGCAGATGAAGCTGCTCCAGCGAGCCAATTTTCACTACCAGAATTCCTTTCAACGCTTGAAGCTAGATCTCTAGCTCACCATTGCAAACTTCAGACGAAAGCTGTACGGCGTAAGCACACGCAGAAAACTGAAAGCAACGTAATTTCTATGAGAGCACAGTTACCTTCATCTGTGGCTCCAGATGAGGTAGTAGGAGTGAAGCTACACCGTCATCGCCTGAAGGTCGTAGCTGAATTTCTTCACTTTATGGTAGATGTAGGTCTACGCCATTACTCCCATTACGCTTATTACTTAGATGCTGCTGAAAAAGTTAAGCAAGTGATAATTAAACAGCGACCAAAACGACAAGGCGCTCGTGCAAAACGAAATGATCCTGACAAGAAGGCACCACCACCCGAAGTTTTTGAAGAAATTATGCGAATTGCTGAGCCTGAATGTATCGATAACCCCTTTACAGCTTTGGTTCGAGAAAGGAATTATCTAATTATCAGAGTGCTTTATGAAACAGGTATGCGTGTAGGGGAACTACTTCAGTTAAAAGTCGCTGATGTAAATTTCGCGGCGCAAACCATTTCAATCGTTCGTCGGCATGATGATCCTGAGGACATCTGGAGGGGGCTTGAACCAAATGCTAAAACATTGGAGCGCGATCTACCAATATCCCTTGAGCTGACAGATTTGTTGCGCGATTACGTTATAGGAGAAAGGAGGCATATGGTACAAGTACTTCCTGCAAGCCAAAGCCATGGTTTCTTGTTTGTTTCCAGTAAGAATACTGTCGGGCAACCGTTGAGTATCAAGCAATGTTCCAAGCTCCTATTGAAGATTGCTCGTGATAAAGGGCTGGCTTCGTTTATTGAAGCGGAAGGTATTAAGGTGGATAAGTTGGCAAGCGCTCACGCATATCGACATAACCGAAACAATTTAATTTCCAGAATTATCGATATAAATAACCGTTTAGCGCGTGAGGAAGGGCGAATGGATGACATTATATCTGAAAAGAAAGAGATACAAATACGCATGTACATCATGGGACATAGTGATGAGAAGTCTGCTGAAGTTTACAACCTTCGCCATACAAAGGAATCTGCTGAAAAAATCAGTATGACACTTATGAAGGAAGAGTCAGAGAAGATGCGCAAATTCAATGGCAAAGTTAATGAGGTTGCAGAAGACGAGCTTAAGAAGCTTATTCCTAGCGTATTGGGAGTTGCCTATGAGCTTTCTGATAATGCTGAAAAGGAGAATAAATAA
- a CDS encoding site-specific integrase: protein MNAAVEFKLPKCEPLHRTSKAGYKFDVHSEFWKLGHDYTLNWGLLNYQKADSELCQGLRLTLARMAEEVSESHIKGCYTYIRRYFLDTPHYTGGEITDTQILNLKASLDKENEYKLGTIRALLRNWIDWEYSGVQKGMTPFLDSLKLHGNVKGKAVLHSCPHSGPWTVTEQQLLMSWAANAFLTEQLTLREYAWFMICYQTARRPIQLRQLRICDLNVEVVKGKQIYSVSVPRAKKRGEDGGFRKSFRSLNITEDLFLILINLAEQVQKLAKKKLPKLTKADLTELPLFVGKEEQFDEICTVDEFRSSLKDEPAKLHMNVQGSSDLTRVVSRKCSAISERTGETIHFTPTRCRRTRATNLVRHGISGVQLAYLLDHEDTQNIGVYTGYTPELALRIFAKMNEAMSFLAAMFEDRLITDESGAVRGSDPASRRHISGMKHVGNCGGSACDSGVKICVSCARFQPLLHAPWDELLVDLTEEMEDRRENGASDLVLQSYDLAIVHIAAIMKACDNKIQALNEGAA from the coding sequence ATGAATGCAGCAGTTGAATTTAAGCTCCCTAAATGTGAACCACTTCATCGAACCTCCAAGGCTGGTTATAAGTTCGATGTACATTCTGAATTTTGGAAACTTGGTCATGATTATACCCTCAATTGGGGACTGTTAAACTATCAGAAGGCTGACTCAGAGCTTTGCCAAGGCTTGAGGTTAACCTTGGCGAGAATGGCTGAGGAAGTATCTGAATCTCATATAAAGGGTTGTTATACCTACATTAGGCGTTATTTTCTTGATACTCCCCATTACACGGGGGGAGAAATTACTGATACACAAATTTTAAATTTGAAAGCGAGTCTAGATAAGGAAAATGAGTATAAGCTAGGTACTATTCGTGCGCTTTTACGTAACTGGATTGACTGGGAATATTCAGGCGTCCAAAAAGGCATGACGCCATTCTTAGATAGTCTCAAGCTTCATGGGAATGTGAAAGGGAAGGCTGTCTTACATAGCTGTCCCCACTCTGGGCCTTGGACTGTTACGGAGCAGCAATTACTTATGAGTTGGGCAGCTAATGCATTCTTAACTGAGCAGCTAACTCTACGTGAATATGCATGGTTCATGATTTGCTATCAGACGGCACGACGTCCGATTCAACTTCGCCAGTTACGGATCTGTGATCTTAATGTTGAAGTCGTCAAAGGAAAACAAATCTACTCAGTTTCTGTGCCTAGAGCCAAAAAACGTGGTGAAGATGGTGGCTTTCGTAAGAGTTTTCGCTCACTCAATATTACTGAAGATTTGTTTCTAATTTTGATTAACTTAGCAGAGCAAGTTCAGAAGCTGGCGAAGAAAAAATTGCCCAAATTGACGAAAGCAGATCTTACAGAATTGCCTCTTTTTGTTGGTAAAGAAGAGCAATTCGATGAGATTTGTACTGTAGATGAGTTTCGTAGCTCCCTAAAAGATGAGCCTGCGAAACTTCACATGAATGTACAGGGTTCATCAGATTTAACTAGAGTTGTTAGCAGAAAATGCAGCGCAATCTCAGAGCGAACTGGTGAAACTATTCATTTTACGCCTACTCGTTGTCGCCGCACGCGTGCAACCAATTTAGTTCGTCATGGTATAAGTGGGGTTCAGCTTGCTTATCTGTTAGATCACGAAGATACCCAGAATATAGGTGTTTATACAGGGTATACCCCAGAACTAGCTCTTCGAATTTTTGCCAAAATGAATGAAGCTATGAGCTTTTTAGCGGCAATGTTTGAAGACCGTCTGATAACTGATGAATCAGGAGCTGTTCGTGGGAGTGATCCTGCGAGTAGACGACACATCAGTGGAATGAAGCATGTCGGAAACTGTGGTGGTAGTGCTTGTGATAGTGGCGTCAAAATCTGTGTGTCATGTGCTCGTTTTCAGCCTCTTTTACATGCGCCATGGGATGAGCTTTTGGTTGATTTAACTGAGGAAATGGAAGACCGTCGAGAGAATGGTGCTAGTGATTTAGTTCTTCAGTCCTATGACCTAGCGATTGTTCATATCGCAGCAATTATGAAAGCTTGTGATAATAAAATTCAAGCGCTGAATGAGGGGGCTGCATGA